The following are encoded together in the Euwallacea fornicatus isolate EFF26 chromosome 11, ASM4011564v1, whole genome shotgun sequence genome:
- the Oda gene encoding LOW QUALITY PROTEIN: ornithine decarboxylase antizyme 2 (The sequence of the model RefSeq protein was modified relative to this genomic sequence to represent the inferred CDS: deleted 1 base in 1 codon) yields the protein MFMTLTEVFSTDLNSDENSSIMPAIMSSNCSASALLSQKRSAASVTDAECFNMSLGAGPLWWSDAPGENRGSPGEQPVPSTSPPLRLTFRATPGAGSPPRTPASSQPWDAVLRGDTLYVTPPPHLGEGSREAFVALLEAAEDQLRCKHVIVVFPADRGDKANLVRTFKFLGFSMLSPTHSLVPPQLAPGNVCMLYNVEE from the exons ATGTTTATGACTTTAACTGAAGTGTTTAGTACTGATTTAAATAGTGACGAAAACAGTTCCATCATGCCAGCCATAATGAGTAGTAATTGTAGTGC AAGCGCGTTGCTGAGCCAAAAGCGCTCCGCCGCCTCCGTGACCGACGCCGAGTGCTTCAACATGTCTCTGGGCGCCGGGCCTCTGTGGTGGTCC GATGCCCCTGGGGAAAACAGGGGCAGTCCAGGGGAGCAGCCGGTCCCTTCAACATCGCCACCTCTCCGGCTGACATTCCGCGCCACCCCCGGAGCGGGTAGTCCACCCCGCACACCCGCCTCGTCCCAGCCATGGGACGCGGTTTTGCGAGGGGACACCCTCTACGTCACGCCGCCGCCCCATTTGGGTGAGGGCAGCAGGGAGGCGTTCGTCGCTTTGCTGGAGGCCGCCGAGGACCAGCTCAGGTGCAAGCACGTCATCGTCGTGTTCCCCGCAGACCGGGGCGACAAGGCCAATCTGGTGCGCACCTTCAAGTTCCTCGGGTTTTCAATGCTGAGCCCAACGCACTCTCTGGTGCCCCCGCAGCTGGCTCCCGGCAACGTCTGCATGCTGTACAACGTCGAGGAGTAG
- the eco gene encoding N-acetyltransferase ESCO1, with protein sequence MATVRRSTLGQVRSPYISERRRQLFPSDNDDSDLGHISPLQLDTEPKTPTSTYIPSESMSPLILSPYINNTPVKFSPSHNYKTPHDTSTKAVLEKQQKALTEESKSFTRRFLESPKAEPKVSKVRTALFADTDNSMALSTKSFYSKELGDDALQTLLHRENRGRLNVAKSHASKQGGGRRERRLGQINNGVRHNIRKPKTRKTVLKSVPKLQDSDFLNEYIQDLTQLKKENRESKKKLIRQPKMSKEEETIRFLEESRPKKKQIKTFQEENKENGGPTEKANSNTVEEGSYKNLTNVEACQLDLSSDFEEETLENSLKIDGILNLLSSPTKEEEPRHEADLRVAFNESVIQEPNQIQSHDSITKEAGPRVTFSNALMHHISSHQRKKEAEPHSLLNQSGQIHVSDSILSPISQMCDVTSGLALDSPNNSKRAAPLGCSARVSRMLSFNEHCSTDMAQQRKLFPVFCKEQARSGIGEKRPGDEISPKKGAKRFRALAPNQLLLDAGQKRFGLTLCTECNLWYHMGDPNDEHHHEKHHESRQVLKFCGWKNERIVVDLREEHKRIIKVIPTDSKIWLNKVNELLELVNRELGCYSMVYDISESQVYIYVNNRAIAGCAITTPPKERGHRMLSTLSGVAMCSEESYPIKCVVSYIWVAPKFRKQGVASALLDAVKKNFLFGEVLTNDDLALTSPTEQGSAFAEKYFKTPNYLICSS encoded by the exons aTGGCCACAGTGAGGAGGTCCACCTTAGGTCAAGTGCGTTCCCCTTATATCTCAGAGCGGAGGCGACAGCTGTTCCCTTCAGATAACGACGACTCAGATCTGGGCCACATCAGCCCCCTTCAGTTGGATACTGAACCGAAAACCCCCACATCTACTTACATTCCCTCTGAGTCTATGTCCCCTCTAATTCTCAGTCCGTACATCAACAACACCCCTGTGAAATTTTCCCCTTCGCATAATTACAAAACCCCCCACGATACCTCCACAAAAGCAGTTCTTGAAAAGCAGCAAAAGGCTTTGACTGAGGAGAGTAAAAGCTTTACTCGGAGATTTTTGGAGTCTCCAAAGGCAGAACCTAAAGTGTCAAAAGTCAGAACTGCATTGTTTGCAGACACAGACAATAGCATGGCTTTAAGCACCAAATCTTTTTACTCTAAGGAGCTGGGAGATGATGCTTTACAGACCCTACTTCACAGAGAAAATAGAGGTAGACTTAACGTGGCAAAATCCCATGCGTCTAAGCAGGGAGGAGGAAGACGTGAGCGAAGATTGGGACAGATTAATAATGGTGTGAGGCACAACATACGTAAACcgaaaactagaaaaacaGTCCTGAAAAGTGTTCCAAAGCTGCAAGATAGTGACTTCCTAAATGAGTACATTCAAGATTTGACtcagttaaaaaaagaaaacagggAAAGTAAGAAAAAGTTGATTCGGCAACCTAAAATGAGTAAAGAAGAGGAAACCATAAGGTTTCTAGAGGAGAGTCGGCCAAAGAAGaagcaaattaaaactttccaaGAGGAGAATAAGGAGAATGGTGGGCCTACAGAGAAGGCCAATAGTAATACTGTCGAGGAAGGTAGTTACAAGAACTTGACAAATGTTGAAGCCTGCCAACTAGATTTAAGTAGTGATTTTGAGGAGGAAACCTTggaaaattcgttaaaaatcgaTGGGATTTTGAACCTCCTTTCTAGCCCCACCAAAGAGGAAGAGCCTCGACATGAGGCGGACCTTAGAGTAGCCTTCAATGAGTCCGTCATACAGGAACCTAATCAAATACAATCACATGACTCCATCACCAAAGAGGCGGGGCCTAGAGTAACCTTCAGCAACGCCCTCATGCATCACATTTCATCacaccaaagaaaaaaagaagcaGAACCTCATTCGCTCCTCAACCAATCTGGACAAATCCATGTGTCCGATTCCATATTGTCGCCAATTTCGCAAATGTGCGACGTGACCTCTGGCCTGGCCCTCGACAGTCCCAATAATAGCAAGAGGGCAGCCCCCTTGGGGTGCTCCGCTCGCGTGTCTAGAATGCTGTCCTTTAACGAGCATTGTTCCACAGATATGGCGCAGCAGCGTAAGTTATTTCCTGTTTTCTGTAAGGAGCAAGCGCGATCGGGCATTGGAGAGAAAAGGCCGGGTGATGAAATTTCTCCCAAAAAGGGGGCGAAACGCTTTAGGGCGTTGGCCCCCAATCAGCTGTTGCTGGATGCCGGTCAGAAGCGATTTGGGTTAACTTTGTGCACCGAGTGCAATTTGTGGTATCACATGGGAGATCCCAATGACGAGCATCATCATGAAAAGCACCACGAATCTCGGCAGGTGTTGAAGTTTTGT GGCTGGAAGAATGAGAGGATTGTTGTGGACCTTCGTGAGGAGCACAAGAGAATCATAAAAGTTATTCCTACAGACTCAAAAATTTGGCTCAACAAAGTAAATGAGCTCTTGGAACTAGTTAATCGCGAATTGGGCTGCTACAGCATGGTCTATGATATTAGTGAATCACAG GTCTATATTTACGTGAATAACCGCGCAATTGCCGGCTGCGCAATCACGACCCCACCCAAGGAGCGGGGTCATCGCATGCTCAGCACTCTCAGCGGTGTGGCCATGTGTTCGGAAGAGTCTTACCCAATCAAATGCGTGGTTTCATACATTTGGGTGGCGCCCAAATTCAGGAAGCAAGGCGTGGCCAGCGCTCTATTGGACGccgttaagaaaaattttttatttggagaAGTGCTGACCAACGATGATTTAGCCTTGACTTCGCCCACCGAGCAGGGCTCCGCCTTTgctgagaaatattttaagacgCCTAATTACTTGATCTGTTCTAGTTAA
- the mdlc gene encoding E3 ubiquitin-protein ligase RNF113A — translation MKMSEESRTVDGASCSFIFKKRGLKSRISRKRQQSNSGDEDKGANNSSDDEQPTRVVRPSKQRTKLNPNIQKSSRLEKKEKTEEQDNSDSDSDAVMVSYKSKRSAMPEGPQDQGATAIIEIDTEKERDAQAIFEKRLEVNKELEGKEDDKVYRGINNYHQYYKPKDTAAGNASSGMVRKGPVRAPDNLRTTVRWDYQPDICKDYKETGFCGFGDSCKFLHDRSDYKHGWQLEREWEEGRYGQESDDDAKYKIDSDEEELPSKCVICRKIFVDPIVTKCQHYFCEKCALERYKKTMRCFVCNAHVTTFNPARNLIAKLKNGEPEENSKDGESSSD, via the exons ATGAAAATGTCCGAAGAATCTCGCACAGTTGATGGCGCCAGCTgcagtttcattttcaaaaaacgcgGCCTCAAAAGCAGAATTTCTCGAAAGAGACAACAATCGAATTCTGGGGATGAAG ACAAGGGAGCGAATAATAGTAGCGACGATGAGCAGCCTACTAGAGTGGTACGCCCCAGCAAACAAAGGACAAAACTGAATCCAAACATCCAAAAGTCAAGCAGattggaaaaaaaggaaaaaactgaagaaCAGGACAACTCGGATTCTGACAGTGATGCAGTCATGGTTAGCTACAAGTCTAAGAGGTCGGCAATGCCTGAAGGGCCCCAAGATCAAGGAGCCACtgcaattatt GAAATCGATACTGAAAAAGAGCGAGATGCACAGGCGATATTTGAAAAGCGATTAGAAGTTAACAAAGAACTGGAAGGGAAGGAGGATGATAAAGTGTATCGAGGGATTAATAACTATCACCAGTACTACAAACCCAAAGATACAGCAGCTGGGAATGCCAGTTCAGGGATGGTCAGGAAAGGCCCTGTGAGGGCTCCAGATAATCTGCGAACCACTGTAAGGTGGGATTATCAGCCTGACATTTGTAAGGACTACAAAGAGACTGGGTTTTGCGGCTTTGGCGACAGCTGCAAGTTTCTGCATGATCGCAGTGACTACAAACATGGATGGCAGTTGGAGAGGGAATGGGAAGAAGGGAG ATATGGACAAGAAAGTGATGATGATGCAAAGTACAAAATCGATTCAGATGAGGAGGAATTACCCTCGAAGTGTGTTATTTGTCGCAAGATATTCGTCGACCCCATTGTCACTAA gtGCCAGCActatttttgcgaaaaatgcGCCTTGGAGCGCTACAAAAAGACCATGCGGTGTTTTGTGTGCAATGCACACGTTACCACCTTTAATCCAGcaagaaatttaattgcaaaactGAAGAACGGGGAGCCTGAAGAGAACTCGAAGGACGGCGAGTCCTCCTctgattaa
- the vih gene encoding probable ubiquitin-conjugating enzyme E2 C — MAQNVNPFYEQQTASAAKESDMTKQLQSDGHAVTKRLHKELMTLMMSPDQSISAFPDGEKLFSWIGTISGPKDSVYETLKFKLSFQFPNSYPYTAPVVKFITPCFHPNVDAHGNICLDILKDKWSALYDVRTVLLSIQALLGEPNVDSPLNSLAAQTWSKKDEFHRLVMAVYKEV; from the exons ATGGCCCAGAACGTGAACCCGTTTTACGAACAACAAACGGCTAGCGCCGCCAAGGAAAGCGACATGACTAAACAACTCCAGAGCGACGGACACGCAGTGACTAAAAG GCTACACAAGGAACTAATGACCCTGATGATGTCCCCCGACCAGAGCATCTCCGCCTTCCCTGATGGCGAGAAGCTATTCAGTTGGATAGGCACCATTAGTGGGCCCAAAGACTCGGTCTATGAGACCCTTAAGTTTAAGCTCAGCTTTCAATTCCCCAACTCATACCCCTATACTGCACCTGTGGTCAAATTTATCACCCCCTGCTTTCACCCCAACGTGGATGCCCATGGAAATATTTGTCTGGATATACTCAAGGACAAGTGGTCTGCCCTGTATGACGTTAGGACAGTGTTGCTCTCAATTCAAGCCCTTTTAG GTGAACCGAACGTGGATAGTCCTCTGAATTCTCTGGCAGCACAAACTTGGTCAAAAAAGGATGAATTTCATAGGCTGGTAATGGCAGTGTATAAGGAAGTTTAA
- the lmgB gene encoding protein FAM89A, with translation MSHFPGGLPPLPKSLSGFSFVENSRASVPPTPVRSSSIRSNPRQVKVLGSLEGQLAVLRREMYSLRQQDLSLLSQLWSLNESIQEFRQMLQEQRILSPPSPSPTASSVDEEEFYMSSTSMG, from the coding sequence ATGTCGCATTTTCCCGGCGGTTTGCCACCATTGCCCAAGTCCTTGTCGGGATTcagttttgttgaaaatagTCGTGCCAGTGTACCCCCAACTCCTGTAAGAAGTAGTTCCATTAGGTCTAATCCCAGACAGGTGAAAGTACTCGGTAGTTTGGAGGGACAGTTAGCGGTGCTTAGGAGGGAGATGTATAGTTTGCGGCAGCAGGATTTGAGTTTGTTATCGCAACTATGGTCTTTGAATGAGTCAATTCAAGAGTTCAGGCAAATGCTTCAGGAGCAAAGAATTTTGTCACCTCCTTCACCCTCTCCGACAGCCTCTAGTGTAGATGAAGAAGAGTTTTATATGAGTTCAACTAGCATGGGCTAA
- the LOC136342190 gene encoding thioredoxin domain-containing protein — MSSKLIFLTLLILCGQSKADLELIQDDELVNLIRTEKYVVALFSKKFCPDCENYENELTGLREDLVETLNAWVVKLIDSSMTRLYTPNKEPAIVFFRHGIPLLYDGPVNDELILHTFTNNKEPVVKELNDDTFEHLTQAASGATTGDWFVQFYSTSCVDCHQLQARWEAVGAHLKSRMNVARVNRATTGAKTARRFNIFEVPTFVLFRQGKMYKYHNHDYNVESFVSFAQDWYKNVKPEIVPVPKAPFDDLVAATVSFMKENPYLWQVGFGSLLGGLILSIVIRVLKKKPAESKRNNKSEKAKKSGAKKSAKKE; from the coding sequence atgtcttcaaaGTTAATATTTCTCACCCTCCTGATATTGTGTGGTCAGTCCAAGGCGGATTTAGAGCTAATCCAAGACGATGAACTTGTAAACTTAATCCGAACTGAAAAGtacgtggtggccctattttCAAAGAAGTTTTGTCCTGATTGCGAGAACTACGAGAACGAACTTACAGGCCTCCGAGAGGATTTAGTGGAGACTCTAAACGCCTGGGTAGTCAAGCTGATTGATAGCTCCATGACTCGTCTTTATACTCCTAATAAAGAGCCTGCCATCGTGTTCTTCAGGCACGGAATTCCTCTGCTTTACGACGGTCCCGTAAATGATGAACTTATTTTGCACACCTTCACAAACAATAAGGAACCTGTAGTGAAAGAACTGAATGATGACACTTTTGAACACTTGACCCAGGCAGCCTCTGGTGCCACCACAGGTGATTGGTTTGTACAGTTTTACTCTACAAGTTGTGTGGACTGTCATCAGTTGCAAGCGCGATGGGAAGCTGTGGGAGCTCATTTAAAAAGTCGCATGAACGTGGCTCGAGTTAATAGAGCCACCACTGGGGCCAAGACTGCCAGACGTTTCAATATATTTGAAGTACCTACTTTTGTGTTGTTTCGACAGGGAAAGATGTATAAATATCACAATCATGACTATAATGTGGAGTCGTTTGTGAGCTTCGCTCAGGACTGGTATAAAAACGTGAAGCCGGAGATTGTGCCGGTGCCCAAAGCTCCCTTTGATGACTTAGTTGCAGCTACTGTGAGTTTCATGAAAGAGAACCCTTATTTGTGGCAAGTGGGATTTGGCAGTCTGTTAGGGGGACTTATATTGTCGATAGTTATACGGGTTTTAAAGAAGAAGCCTGCGGAAAGTAAGCGGAATAATAAGAGTGAAAAGGCAAAGAAGAGTGGGGCTAAAAAGAGTGCCAAGAAGGAATGA
- the Orc4 gene encoding origin recognition complex subunit 4 has protein sequence MLGQDFEKIRKHLKERILYNKQLLGKEKERSQLLELLKKTITNGESNSMLLIGPRGAGKSTLVSSVLSEVESLKNFHKDCIIVKLHGLLHTDDRLALKSITFQMHLDNAIGDKIFGSFAENLAFLLACLKSGEKQTSKSVIFILEEFDLFCAHHNQTLLYNLFDVSQSAHAPICVLGLTCRTDVIQLLEKRVKSRFSHRQMFLYPGPSEDSEKSDLEFALERIKWYLQVPEKEHILGRKEWNNSIEVLVNNKDFQGAVQRLIDLDLNENTLKNILMKCLYNMTGTPITTKEFEHELFLLEQDDMVLILQDLSPLEICLIISMKHHRDIYDNSPMNFEMIYSRYLKFANKHLSTQKVPRPVVMKAFEHIERLELISMVGQGDSRLQKEYQFFKVLVTSLQISEAVAKMKLPTGIVQWANSSLV, from the exons ATGCTAGGCcaagatttcgaaaaaatccgCAAACACCTTAAAGAAAGGATACTCTATAACAAGCAGCTTTTAGGTAAGGAGAAAGAACGGAGTCAACTTCTGGAGTTGCTAAAGAAGACTATTACCAATGGAGAGTCCAATTCTATGCTTCTTATAGGTCCCAGGGGGGCCGGAAAAAGCACT TTGGTTAGTAGTGTCCTCTCCGAGGTGGAATCCCTAAAAAACTTCCACAAAGATTGTATCATAGTGAAACTGCATGGGCTTCTACACACCGACGACAGATTGGCCTTGAAAAGTATCACTTTTCAAATGCATCTAGATAATGCCATTGGTGACAAGATATTTGGAAGTTTTGCGGAGAATCTCGCCTTTTTACTTGCTTGCCTCAAATCAG GCGAGAAACAAACCTCAAAAAGTGTGATATTCATCCTTGAAGAATTTGATTTGTTCTGTGCTCATCACAATCAAACACTTTTATACAATTTATTTGATGTATCTCAAAGTGCTCATGCCCCCATTTGTGTTTTGGGGCTCACTTGCCGCACTGATGTCATTCAGCTATTGGAAAAGCGCGTGAAGTCCCGCTTTTCTCACAGGCAGATGTTTCTGTATCCAGGCCCTTCTGAAGACTCTGAAAAAAGTGATTTGGAGTTTGCTTTAGAGCGTATTAAGTGGTACTTGCAAGTGCCTGAAAAGGAACATATTTTGGGAAGAAAAGAATGGAACAACAGCATTGAAGTGTTAGTTAACAACAAGGACTTCCAAGGTGCTGTGCAAAGGCTCATTGACTTGGATCTCAATGAAAACACTCTTAAAAACATCTTG ATGAAATGTCTTTACAACATGACGGGTACTCCAATTACAACCAAGGAGTTTGAACATGAGCTCTTTTTGCTAGAGCAAGATGACATGGTGTTGATTCTCCAGGATCTAAGTCCCCTCGAGATCTGCCTCATCATATCCATGAAGCACCATAGAGACATCTATGACAATAGCCCCATGAATTTCGAAATGATCTACTCCCGGTACCTGAAGTTCGCCAACAAGCACTTGAGCACCCAAAAGGTTCCACGGCCTGTTGTAATGAAAGCTTTTGAGCATATTGAG AGGTTGGAACTTATTTCAATGGTGGGTCAAGGTGACAGCAGGCTGCAAAAAGAGTACcagtttttcaaagttttggtTACGAGCTTGCAGATTTCTGAAGCTGTTGCCAAAATGAAACTGCCTACAGGTATTGTGCAGTGGGCCAACAGTTCTTTGGTGtga
- the lmgA gene encoding anaphase-promoting complex subunit 11, which produces MKVTIKQWTGVASWKWVANDDNCGICRMPFDGCCPDCKLPGDDCPLVWGQCSHCFHMHCIVKWLQSQPVNQQCPMCRQEWKFNNK; this is translated from the coding sequence ATGAAAGTAACCATCAAGCAATGGACAGGTGTGGCCTCTTGGAAATGGGTCGCCAATGACGATAACTGTGGCATCTGCCGTATGCCTTTTGATGGTTGCTGCCCCGACTGCAAATTACCAGGAGACGATTGCCCTTTGGTCTGGGGCCAGTGCTCGCATTGTTTTCACATGCACTGTATCGTCAAGTGGCTGCAGTCCCAGCCTGTGAACCAGCAGTGCCCCATGTGCCGCCAAgagtggaaattcaacaataagTAA
- the Syx16 gene encoding syntaxin-16 yields MTHRSLTDVFLLMRNNAIRSRQIYPEQDASERMHLVSLDVEEASDRGDQLPPVWIDYLEKAQMILPRLNARIGVLKALHGRHLHRSTFDDNPEDEIAIDNCTKEVMRMFNEVHRLLQVIKSHSMENGPKEQRLTVSVYRALAAALQELSQSFRSTQNGYLKQIQGREDRSKIYFDQVVDIDLLNNDSEEIDDYFVNSQKMSQQQLLLLEEENTKFAQEREKEVNAIVRSILDLNEIFKDLSQMVLDQGTVLDRIDYNIENTQTRVFEGFKQLQKADAYQRKNRKMCAIVTLAAVTILLLFILIIVKS; encoded by the exons ATGACCCACCGAAGCCTAACGGATGTTTTCCTGCTGATGCGCAACAATGCCATCCGCAGTAGGCAAATCTACCCTGAACAA GATGCCTCAGAGCGGATGCATTTAGTGTCTCTGGACGTGGAGGAAGCTTCTGATCGGGGCGACCAGCTGCCGCCCGTCTGGATCGACTACTTAGAGAAGGCACAAATGATTTTACCAAGATTAAATGCGAGAATAGGAGTTTTGAAAGCACTACATGGAAGGCACTTACACCGCTCCACTTTCGATGACAACCCAGAGGATGAAATCGCCATCGATAATTGCACTAAGGAGGTAATGAGAATGTTCAATGAGGTACATAGGTTATTGCAAGTAATCAAGAGCCATTCTATGGAAAATGGGCCTAAAGAGCAGAGGCTTACAGTTAGCGTTTATAGGGCCTTGGCGGCCGCTCTGCAGGAGCTGTCTCAGAGTTTCAG GTCTACACAAAATGGGTATTTAAAACAGATACAGGGCCGTGAAGATCGTTCAAAGATCTACTTCGATCAAGTTGTTGACATCGATCTCCTAAACAATGACTCAGAAGAAATTGATGACTATTTTGTGAACTCCCAGAAGATGTCGCAGCAGCAGCTATTGCTCCTTGAAGAAGAGAATACAAAATTTGCACAGGAGCGCGAAAAGGAAGTTAACGCCATAGTCAGGTCCATTTTGGACTTAAATGAgattttcaaagatttatcACAAATGGTGCTTGATCAGGGAACTGTCTTGGATCGAATCGACTATAACATTGAAAATACGCAAACGCGGGTGTTCGAGGGATTTAAGCAACTGCAAAAGGCAGATGCTTATCAGAGGAAAAACAGGAAAATGTGCGCGATAGTGACGTTGGCCGCAGTGACtattttgttgctttttaTACTGATTATAGTAAAATCTTAG